The following are encoded together in the Lawsonia intracellularis PHE/MN1-00 genome:
- a CDS encoding DUF2304 domain-containing protein, which translates to MPLLHITIVFLLGIIFFFTLFSLIKNGMLRERYALLWFCITISIFCIPFLYNIAEWLWIHISFPSPTVTLIMFTLFLFMLICLQLSVSVSHGWRHKKLLMQEVTFLKLRIQELEDSLKRKDEHV; encoded by the coding sequence ATGCCACTATTACATATAACTATTGTTTTCCTTTTAGGAATTATATTTTTCTTTACGTTATTTTCGTTAATTAAAAATGGTATGTTACGTGAACGTTACGCATTATTATGGTTCTGTATAACAATAAGTATTTTTTGTATTCCTTTTCTTTATAATATTGCGGAATGGTTATGGATACATATTTCTTTTCCCTCCCCAACAGTTACTTTAATAATGTTTACTCTTTTTTTATTTATGCTTATTTGTCTTCAGCTTTCTGTAAGTGTTTCCCATGGTTGGAGACATAAAAAGCTTCTTATGCAAGAAGTTACTTTTTTAAAATTGCGTATTCAAGAACTTGAGGATTCTTTAAAAAGAAAAGATGAACATGTGTAA